A single window of Cololabis saira isolate AMF1-May2022 chromosome 24, fColSai1.1, whole genome shotgun sequence DNA harbors:
- the LOC133424833 gene encoding uncharacterized protein LOC133424833, producing the protein MDNNPQESKPNKRRKTSWTEYCSTRRAEVKVAVAMVQHDVSFAVADHFSPLWRECFKDSPTAQHFKSASTKTTCIINHAVAPHFRNELVMKMRENPFTLVTDGSNDTGLEKMNPLTVRVFDGTNKVVHRFLDMCTTSGRSCGTADVIYKKIHDVLVEHKIPWTNCVGLSVDNAPVDIGATNSIASKMLKENPSIYIHGCPCHIMHNTAKHAGKRFLEISGFDAEDLVVDVGYWFKGCTNRKGYLTEFCELHGSDYMEMLLHIPVRWLGLEMCITQILRQYGPLTSHFKSLNEKQPRFRRLVEAFSNSLTEVYLQFLRATFPVFTTLNLLLQREKSSIFQLHEEMTTFIRKLCSRFMAPAALRGNVLDIPYKDPQHQLPGEKLNVGFTTRGTLNRFLEAGDVSSDQAQQFHQAALAFLVGAVDYAMAKLPLKDALLKHARFVDVQLRAECGVEDVLYFVHRQGFSHTDYILLSLMVMLTKQICFSLTVF; encoded by the exons ATGGACAACAACCCGCAGGaatcaaaaccaaacaaacgGAGAAAAACCTCATGGACAGAATACTGCTCa ACAAGGAGAGCCGAGGTGAAAGTGGCTGTAGCAATGGTGCAACACGATGTTTCCTTTGCAGTGGCTGACCATTTCAGCCCCTTGTGGAGGGAATGCTTCAAAGACTCTCCCACAGCTCAACATTTCAAGAGTGCCAGCACAAAAACTACGTGCATCATTAATCATGCAGTTGCACCACATTTTAGGAACGAGctggtgatgaagatgagggAAAATCCCTTTACACTAGTTACGGATGGATCAAATGACACAG GACTAGAGAAGATGAACCCCTTAACTGTAAGGGTATTTGATGGCACCAACAAAGTTGTGCACAGATTTCTCGACATGTGCACCACAAGTGGAAGAAGCTGTGGCACAGCTGATGTCATCTATAAAAAAATCCACGACGTCCTGGTAGAACACAAGATACCGTGGACAAATTGTGTTGGCCTGTCAGTTGACAATGCCCCAGTTGATATTGGAGCCACAAATTCAATTGCTTCAAAAATGCTTAAGGAAAACCCCAGCATTTACATTCATGGATGCCCCTGCCATATAATGCACAACACTGCTAAACACGCAGGGAAGAGGTTTTTAGAA ATATCTGGATTTGACGCCGAGGACCTTGTGGTTGATGTTGGATACTGGTTTAAGGGCTGCACAAACCGTAAAGGTTACTTGACAG AATTTTGTGAACTCCATGGGAGTGACTACATGGAAATGCTGCTGCACATTCCGGTGAGGTGGCTCGGCTTGGAAATGTGCATCACCCAAATCCTGCGGCAGTACGGCCCACTCACCAGCCATTTCAAATCTTTGA ACGAGAAACAACCAAGGTTCAGGAGGCTGGTGGAGGCGTTTTCAAACAGCCTGACGGAAGTTTACCTCCAGTTCCTTCGGGCCACTTTCCCCGTGTTCACCACACTCAACCTCCTTCTCCAGAGAGAGAAATCTTCCATTTTCCAGCTGCATGAAGAG ATGACGACATTCATCAGGAAGCTGTGTTCAAGGTTCATGGCACCAGCAGCACTTCGAGGAAACGTCCTGGACATCCCCTACAAGGACCCACAACACCAACTGCCAG GAGAAAAACTCAACGTGGGTTTCACCACCAGAGGGACATTAAACAGGTTCCTTGAGGCTGGAGATGTTTCCTCAGACCAGGCACAACAATTTCATCAGGCAGCACTGGCCTTTTTGGTCGGGGCTGTGGATTACGCCATGGCAAAGCTGCCACTGAAAGACGCTCTCCTGAAGCATGCCAGATTTGTGGATGTGCAGCTGAGAGCCGAGTGTGGGGTTGAAGACGTCCTATACTTTGTCCACAGGCAAGGATTTTCACATACTGATTATATATTGTTAAGTTTAATGGTCATGCTCACAAAACAAATCTGTTTCTCACTCACTGTATTCTAA
- the cldn10d gene encoding claudin-10 — MKYRTAVMYVEIGCFVSCLCGWILVCSTLPTEYWTFSEVGSVVLTTSNYYSNLWRDCISDTTGVSDCKDYPSLLALPVFLHACRALAVCAVITGFFGGVLTLIGMKCTKIGGTEIINARVTFSGGVTYLASGFCGMITYSWWANRVVSEFVDPNFRAQKFELGAALFIGWGGSVLLICAGGVLTYFSGREGLRSSSSKKRPVSYATARTRRTYMMPPSSRVTLGPPLYHAGRKTRTPGATTKTSRTYSRDTFV; from the exons ATGAAGTACCGGACGGCGGTGATGTACGTGGAGATCGGCTGCTTCGTGTCCTGCCTGTGTGGCTGGATCCTCGTGTGCTCCACTCTTCCCACGGAGTACTGGACCTTCTCCGAGGTGGGCAGCGTCGTGCTGACCACCTCCAACTACTACTCCAACCTGTGGAGGGACTGCATCTCCGACACCACGGGGGTGTCGGACTGCAAGGACTACCCCTCCCTGCTGGCTCTGCCAG TGTTCCTTCACGCCTGCAGAGCCCTGGCCGTCTGCGCCGTCATCACCGGCTTCTTCGGCGGAGTCCTCACTCTCATCGGGATgaaatgcaccaaaatcggAGGAACCGAGATAATCAATGCAAGGGTGACATTCTCTGGTGGCGTAACGTACCTGGCTTCAG GTTTCTGCGGCATGATCACGTACTCCTGGTGGGCTAACAGAGTCGTGTCCGAGTTCGTTGATCCCAACTTCAGGGCACAGAA GTTTGAACTTGGAGCCGCCCTGTTCATCGGCTGGGGAGGCTCCGTCCTGCTCATCTGTGCAGGGGGAGTGCTGACCTACTTCTCTGGGAGAGAGGGGCTTCGATCCAG TTCATCCAAAAAGAGACCAGTTTCTTACGCCACGGCTCGTACCAGACGGACGTACATGATGCCGCCGTCGTCCAGAGTGACCCTGGGGCCTCCGCTGTACCACGCAGGCCGGAAAACCAGGACGCCGGGAGCCACGACCAAGACCAGTCGAACCTACAGCCGGGACACGTTTGTCTGA